In Phaseolus vulgaris cultivar G19833 chromosome 10, P. vulgaris v2.0, whole genome shotgun sequence, a single genomic region encodes these proteins:
- the LOC137818261 gene encoding vacuolar protein-sorting-associated protein 11 homolog: MYQWRKFEFFEEKYGAKCSVPEGDDGDDVVREKKIECCSSGRGKVVTGFDDGVVCFFDRGLKFNYAFQPHSSSVLFLQQLKQRNFLVTIGGDEQLTPQQSALCLKVFDLDKMQPESSSTTSPDCVGILRIFTNQFPEAKITSFLVLEEVPPILLIAIGLDNGSIYCIKGDIARERITRFRLQVENNQSDKTLSAITGLGFKVDGQSLQLFAVTPSSVSLFSLHNQPPRRQTLDQIGCGVNSVAMSERSELIIGRPEAVYFYEIDGRGPCWAFEGEKKLLGWFRGYLLCVIADQRTGKHTFNIYDLKNRLIAHSALVKEVSHMLYEWGNIILIMNDKSALCIGEKDMESKLDMLFKKNLYTVAINLVQTQQADAAATAEVLRKYGDHLYSKQDYDEAMAQYILTIGHLEPSYVIQKFLDAQRIYNLTNYLEKLHEKGLASKDHTTLLLNCYTKLKDVEKLSLFIKSDDSIGELKFDVETAIRVCRAANYHEHAMYVAKKAGRHEWYLKILLEDLGSYEEALEYISSLESSQAGMTIKEYGKILIEHKPVETIQILIRLCTEDGDRGRSNGVYMSMLPSPVDFLSIFIHHPQSLMDFLEKYTNKVNDSPAQVEIHNTLLELYISNELNFPSMSQVNDGGNYLNGVSTKTMSVQSNGSTADHKSSAHGKDCLERHKKGLHLLKSAWPPETEHPQYDVDLAIILCEMNAFKDGLLYIYEKMKLYKEVIACYMQAHDHEGLIACCQRLGDSVKGGDPSLWADVLKYFGELGEDCSKEVKEVLTYIERDDILPPIIVLQTLSRNPCLTLSVIKDYIARKLERESKMIEEDRQAIDKYQEDTLSMRKEIQDLRTNARIFQLSKCTACTFTLDLPAVHFMCMHSFHLRCLGDNEKECPECAPEYRSVLEMKRNLEQNSKDQDRFFHQVKSSKDGFSVIAEYFGKGIISKTSNGSTSGPRSGTASSTSGF; the protein is encoded by the exons ATGTATCAGTGGCGGAAGTTCGAATTCTTCGAGGAAAAGTACGGCGCCAAGTGCTCCGTTCCCGAGGGCGACGACGGAGACGACGTCGTCCGGGAGAAGAAGATCGAGTGCTGCTCCAGCGGTAGGGGCAAAGTCGTTACCGGCTTCGACGACGGCGTCGTTTGCTTCTTCGATCGCGGCTTAAAGTTCAATTACGCTTTCCAACCTCACTCCTCCAGCGTTCTCTTTCTTCAGCAACTCAAG CAACGCAATTTTCTGGTAACGATTGGGGGGGATGAGCAGCTTACTCCCCAGCAATCAGCTTTGTGCCTCAAGGTTTTTGACCTTGACAAGATGCAGCCGGAGAGTTCGAGCACAACGAGTCCTGATTGTGTTGGGATATTGCGGATATTCACTAATCAATTTCCTGAGGCAAAG ATTACATCTTTTTTGGTTTTAGAAGAAGTGCCACCTATATTGCTCATAGCTATTGGTTTAGACAATGGTTCTATTTACTGCATCAAAGGAGACATTGCAAGGGAGCGTATCACGCGTTTCAGGCTTCAAGTTGAAAACAACCAATCGGACAAAACTCTTTCTGCTATCACTGGACTTGGGTTTAAGGTGGATGGTCAATCTCTACAGTTATTTGCAGTGACTCCAAGTTCAGTGAGCTTGTTTTCATTGCATAATCAACCGCCAAGAAGGCAAACCCTTGATCAGATTGGATGTGGTGTAAACAGTGTTGCTATGAGTGAACGCTCT GAGTTGATAATTGGTCGACCAGAGGCAgtatatttttatgaaattgatGGGCGTGGTCCTTGTTGGGCTTTTGAGGGAGAGAAGAAATTGCTTGGATGGTTTCGTGGATACCTTTTGTGTGTTATTGCAGATCAAAGAACAGGAAAGCATACTTTCAACATCTATGACCTGAAGAATCGATTAATAGCCCACAGTGCATTGGTTAAAGAAGTTTCTCATATGCTTTATGAATGGGGTAACATCATACTCATAATGAATGACAAATCAGCTTTATGTATCGGAGAAAAGGATATGGAAAGCAAGTTGGACATGTTATTCAAGAAAAACCTATATACTGTAGCAATAAATCTTGTACAGACTCAACAAGCAGATGCTGCGGCTACTGCTGAAGTTCTAAGGAAATATGGGGATCATCTATATAGCAAGCAAGACTATGATGAAGCAATGGCCCAGTACATACTTACTATTGGTCACCTTGAACCTTCTTATGTTATACAGAAGTTTTTGGATGCTCAAAGAATCTACAACCTCACAAATTACTTAGAGAAGCTACATGAGAAGGGTCTTGCTTCTAAAGATCACACCACACTTCTATTAAACTGTTACACCAAATTGAAAGATGTTGAAAAGTtaagtttatttattaaaagtgaTGACAGCATTGGGGAACTTAAATTTGACGTGGAAACAGCAATCAGGGTTTGCCGTGCTGCCAATTACCATGAGCATGCAATGTATGTTGCAAAGAAGGCAGGGAGGCATGAATGGTACTTGAAGATCTTGCTTGAAGATCTGGGTAGCTATGAAGAAGCCTTGGAATATATTTCAAGCCTTGAATCAAGTCAGGCAGGCATGACAATAAAGGAGTATGGGAAGATTCTGATCGAGCACAAGCCAGTGGAGACTATTCAGATTCTCATTAGGCTTTGCACAGAAGATGGTGACAGAGGACGCTCAAATGGAGTGTATATGTCTATGTTGCCGTCTCCTGTTGATTTTCTTAGCATTTTCATTCATCATCCTCAGTCCCTTATGGATTTTCTAGAAAAATACACGAATAAGGTTAATGACTCACCTGCTCAAGTTGAGATTCATAATACCCTCTTAGAGTTGTATATATCCAATGAATTGAACTTTCCTTCAATGTCGCAAGTTAATGATGGTGGAAATTACCTTAATGGAGTATCAACAAAAACTATGAGTGTTCAGTCTAATGGAAGCACTGCTGATCACAAAAGTTCTGCACATGGAAAGGACTGTCTTGAAAGGCATAAAAAGGGTTTACACTTGCTTAAGAGTGCATGGCCTCCAGAGACAGAACATCCACAGTATGATGTTGATTTAGCAATTATACTATGTGAAATGAATGCATTCAAAGATGGACTTTTGTATATATATGAAAAGATGAAACTCTATAAAGAAGTAATTGCATGCTATATGCAGGCACATGATCATGAGGGGTTAATTGCATGCTGCCAACGGCTGGGGGATTCAGTTAAAGGAGGGGACCCATCTCTTTGGGCCGATGTACTTAAATATTTTGGTGAGCTTGGAGAAGATTGTTCTAAAGAAGTAAAAGAAGTTCTGACTTATATTGAGAGGGACGACATTTTGCCCCCTATAATTGTGCTTCAAACTCTCTCCCGAAATCCGTGCCTCACACTTTCTGTGATCAAAGATTACATTGCTCGAAAGCTTGAGCGGGAATCAAAGATGATAGAGGAGGACCGACAAGCTATTGATAAATATCAG GAAGACACACTGTCAATGAGAAAAGAGATTCAAGATCTTAGGACAAATGCTAGAATTTTTCAGCTTAGCAAGTGCACTGCATGCACCTTCACCCTTGATCTCCCTGCTGTGCATTTCATGTGCATGCACTCATTCCACCTGCGCTGCCTTGGCGATAATGAAAAAGAATGCCCTGAGTGTGCTCCTGAGTATAGGTCTGTCTtggaaatgaaaagaaatttagAGCAAAATTCTAAGGATCAGGATAGATTTTTCCACCAGGTGAAGAGCTCTAAAGATGGGTTTTCTGTCATTGCCGAATATTTTGGTAAAGGGATCATCAGCAAAACAAGTAATGGATCCACTTCTGGACCCAGATCCGGAACTGCATCATCCACTAGTGGTTTCTAA